A section of the Pochonia chlamydosporia 170 chromosome 2, whole genome shotgun sequence genome encodes:
- a CDS encoding 1-phosphatidylinositol-4,5-bisphosphate phosphodiesterase delta 1 (similar to Magnaporthe oryzae 70-15 XP_003712896.1), with the protein MTTDDHIDALKQAGGGASQALRATPTLNSTFLSYLKTIFETHADADGKWSPGQVERFIQQVQDNDRTTKAATKLLGQPDVDLNAFLQYMTSEDAAITRPWKGSDLSWPLSNYFISSSHNTYLTGNQLYSDSTTDAYTNVLLRGCRCVEIDVWDGDESDLSDTSDSNSDDEKVQGGTKTAKSKRYSTFDKLKQKIPDSLTSKLEKTSLGKSLERRHTGKTSAGASPSVASESDTKVVPEVAVVEPRVLHGYTLTKEVSFRDVCKAIRESAFTVSDMPLIISLEVHCGAEQQVMMANIMKEVWKGMLVNESEIKPGVLPSPEQLKQKILIKVKYAPPDAPAAAAESDSGDDERLPAEAAPPKKPSKVIQQLSKLGIYTKAVTFKAWTQPEASMPTHIFSLAEKKFIEHRENHSKELFTHNRDYLLRAYPSGLRIRSSNMTPTVFWGSGAQVVALNWQQTDEGMMLNEGMFAGTGGYVLKPEGYRSNKANKSPNTISYKTLTLSLTFLAAQSIPLPHGDKSQKKFNPYIKTELHVDACDPQAHGRPGSSDGLDTDVRHKARTKTHKGTDIDLGKQQISFNDVDGLVEELTFVRFTVRDDELGRDDLAAWACVRLDRLGQGYRFIHLLDSKGRLTDGTILVKVEKTLAEDLAN; encoded by the exons ATGACCACCGACGACCACATCGATGCACTCAAGCAAGCTGGTGGGGGAGCCAGTCAGGCTCTTCGTGCGACTCCGACTCTAAACAGCACCTTCCTATCCTACCTAAAGACCATATTTGAGACTCATGCCGATGCCGATGGGAAATGGTCGCCCGGTCAAGTTGAGCGCTTTATTCAGCAGGTTCAGGATAATGATCGTACGACTAAGGCTGCGACGAAATTGCTGGGCCAGCCTGATGTCGATCTGAACGCCTTCCTCCAGTACATGACTTCCGAAGATGCTGCCATAACAAGGCCGTGGAAGGGAAGCGATCTATCTTGGCCGCTTTCAAACTACTTTATCAGTTCCAGCCACAACACCTACTTGACGGGGAACCAGCTGTACAGTGACAGTACAACTGACGCATATACAAATGTGCTCCTGCGGGGCTGTCGATGCGTTGAGATTGATGTCtgggatggagatgaatcaGACCTGTCAGATACGTCCGACTCGAATTCGGACGATGAGAAGGTCCAGGGGGGAACGAAAACAGCCAAGTCGAAACGCTACAGCACGTTTGATAAGCTGAAGCAAAAAATTCCAGACAGTCTGACATCAAAGCTCGAGAAGACGAGTTTGGGTAAATCTTTGGAACGAAGACACACCGGGAAGACTTCCGCCGGTGCAAGTCCTAGTGTAGCTTCCGAGAGCGACACCAAGGTTGTGCCAGAAGTAGCTGTCGTTGAGCCTCGAGTGCTTCACGGCTACACACTGACCAAAGAAGTTTCGTTCCGAGATGTGTGCAAAGCGATTCGAGAAAGCGCCTTTACGGTATCAGACATGCCACTCATCATCAGTCTCGAAGTACATTGTGGTGCAGAGCAGCAAGtcatgatggccaacatcATGAAGGAGGTTTGGAAGGGCATGCTTGTTAACGAGAGCGAGATCAAGCCGGGAGTGCTACCAAGCCCTGAGCAACTGAAGCAAAAGATTCTCATCAAGGTCAAATATGCACCGCCAGATGCgccagcggcagcggcagaaTCTGACAGTGGAGATGATGAGCGCTTGCCAGCTGAGGCAGCACCGCCCAAGAAACCATCCAAAGTCATCCAGCAGCTAAGCAAGTTGGGCATCTACACCAAGGCTGTTACATTTAAGGCGTGGACGCAACCCGAGGCTAGTATGCCGACGCATATTTTCTCCTTGGCTGAAAAGAAGTTTATCGAACACCGCGAGAATCATTCCAAGGAGCTCTTCACTCACAACAGAGACTATCTCTTGCGTGCTTATCCCTCTGGACTTCGTATCCGATCCTCAAATATGACACCCACTGTCTTTTGGGGATCCGGCGCCCAAGTTGTTGCACTAAACTGGCAACAAACAGATGAGGGCATGATGCTGAACGAAGGCATGTTTGCCGGAACAGGGGGATACGTCCTCAAACCTGAAG GATACCGCTCTAACAAAGCAAACAAATCCCCCAACACCATCAGCTACAAGACACTAACCCTATCGCTcaccttcctcgccgcccaaTCCATCCCTCTCCCACACGGCGACAAATCCCAAAAGAAGTTCAACCCCTACATCAAGACCGAACTACACGTCGACGCCTGCGACCCCCAAGCCCACGGCCGTCCAGGTTCATCCGACGGTCTAGACACCGATGTCCGGCACAAGGCTCGCACCAAGACCCACAAGGGCACCGACATAGATCTCGGCAAGCAGCAAATCTCATTCAATGACGTCGATGGCCTGGTGGAAGAATTGACGTTTGTGCGCTTCACGGTGCGGGAtgatgagcttggcagaGATGATCTTGCGGCTTGGGCGTGCGTGCGGCTAGATCGATTGGGACAGGGGTATAGATTTATCCATTTGCTTGATTCTAAGGGTCGTTTGACAGATGGTACCATTCTTGTCAAGGTGGAAAAGACGCTGGCGGAGGACTTGGCCAACTGA